The Penicillium psychrofluorescens genome assembly, chromosome: 2 nucleotide sequence GTCACCCCCTTGAAGTTGGTGAAGTGGACATCGGAGATGGTGAGGTTACTCTGTATTTGTCCAATCATATTAGCTGACTGATAATGGCAAATTCATGTAAACATACCGGGTACTCATTGCACAGAGTCATGTTACTCTGTCCATAGCACTGAGTCACTTCGATAGCCCAGTCAACGTTCTCGATGGTCATCATGTCGTAGGTGATATTCTGCACGCTTCCCAaaccgccgccgccttgCAGATCTGCAGACATTTCAGAAGGCAAACCGGGCCAAACTTTGATACGTGCGCCATCCTGGATGCTGGGTTAGTGGTTTATGCGTTCGGAAAATATGGATACACCTACCGATGCGTTGAACATGGACACATTGTATACAAGTACATTCTTTACAATGTCTATCTCCCCCTTGTACTGGCCTAGTGAACCCACGGAGATGCCGTGGGAGCCATTGCAGTGGAGGTTTTGGACCAGGATGTCGGTGGTGTTGGGCTTGAAAGAGACACAATCTGTCACAGTATGAGCAACTGGACAATATGAAGGTAGTACCGACTACTTACCGTCACCATTGTTGATGATAGAGTCTTGCAGGACAATATTGGTCGAGCGATAGATATCCCTATACGAGATCTCAGTATCAACCCCAGAATCTTAATGACGTACTCACCATCCATCAGTATTCTTAGCTTCATTTTCACTCGTGCTATAGCCACCAATATTGATCCCCTGGAACAAGACATCCGACGAATTGGCCACAAAGTGATACCACTGCGGCGAGTACCGGAGTTTGATCGGGCCAATGGTACCACCGTGCAATCCAATAACACCGACGAGGATCGGGCGCAAGATCAAATCGTTCTCAGCGTAGAGATCATACCATACCTGGCCGTTGCCATTTAGCTCACCGTCGCCGTAGATATTGACATCTTCGCCTCCCAGATTGAAGAATGTGGTAGCGTTCTGGTAGGTGTGTTTGAAGGAGTGTGCTTGCCAGTAGTCTGTGTTGTTGGTGAACGTCACCGTACCCCGGATTTCTTTTGGAACAGGTCAGAAAGATCTTCAACTATTTTTTTAAGTGCATACCCAGATCAATATGTTTCAGGAACGTCATATCGAGAGCTGTGCCAATGGTATACTCCTCATCGGCATCGAAAACGACTTTGCCGCCATTATTGCATTCCTTCAATGCAGCCAGGATATTCTCAGCATCGTCACGCCCGTCGCCGTGGCAGGGTACATGGCAAGTCCTCGTTCTGGGATGGCTGGCAGGCAGAGGCCGGAAAGGGTGATGCGGTTTGCACGCATTGGTTCGCGAGTGAGGATCAACTTGCGACTTAGGTTCAGGCCGAGAGTGTGGATTCGAGTGAGGAGTACCCTCCACAGCAAGACCAAGCCCCAGAGCAAGGACCGCAGCCTGGGCAACTGCATTGGCGAATTTCATAGTGACTGACAGCAAGAGTCAAGAGTTACTTTTCTGAATATTTCTGCACACTAAACAGACACCACCACCCTCAGCTCGGCGAGCCTTTATATAGTTAGCTACAATTAAGCATCGCATTGTTCATGCTGCGCTAAAGTGCTCGTTCGGTGGGGTAAATAGCGTTCCCGCTACACATTAATCCGGGGGAGATCGTGACGGCGGAACAACTGtggaggaggccgagggATAACGTGGGGTTGGGATTGTTTTGCGCGTGTTGTAGACGGCGAGCAGAGGCGTGGGCGCGAAAGAGCGTGTCCGATAGGAGGAAGATTTGGCTGGCGAATCCCCCGATTGGGAGGAAAAATCCGGGTAAAGGCCTTGGGCCGATTCACCAGCTAGATAGGAGCGGGAGACGACTGTGAGTCTACTGTTGCAAATAGATTATCGGTGCTTGCTGCTCTGTCATTCGAATATAGTACACAGATCACTTGGGAATGCGTGATATGTACAGCGGGTGTCCATTAAACAAAGACCAAGGGTGATAACAAAAGAACTAGCTCAAAGGGCAGTTCTCTTTTTGACGATTACCGCACAGCTCAAGGCTTCTATCTATAGACACCAACATCTCAGCATTCGTCACCTCTCCCACCCGTAGTCAACATTTCGCCCCGTTTATGACTTCTTCACAGCAGCCTCCGTCTTCTCAACCACATCCTTAGCCGTGGCCTCGGCTTCGTTCGCGATCTCCTTGATAGCATCGGCATCAGAGCCACTCTGGCTACGCTGCCATGAATAGATGCGGCCCACTTGCACGACACCCACGCacccgaggaagaagttgacCGCGGCAAGCCTAGGGCGATGTTTGGTCAGCATTGATCAGCTACAATACCAAGGAGGTAGAGCGTACAGGACGTTACGGGGCTTGATGATAAGGCACCATCGGGTCCAGATGGCTCCCGTGGCCATGAGAGCGGCGTTCTGGGTCAGGGAGAGCTTCTCCGGGGGACGGCTGAAGTCGGAGATACCGGCAATGACCAGCGCCCACTGTAGAAAGCAATGCATCAGCAATGGCCTTTTTCCAAGCACTTTGGACACATGGTATAGCAGTCCGAACATATATCTGGGGGATATCGCGCGGTACAAGGAGTGGATCGGGGATAAAATCAAATCGAGTCGAGTCGAGTCATACCTTCATGACAGGGGCCCTATCCAGATAGCATTTCCCATTAGTATAAATTTTATTGCCGCATTCTAGAAAGTGCATACCAGAAATGCACCGTCTTCACACCCACAGGGCTATTCCACATCCGCTGGAAAGTGCTCTGCTGCTCTGCCGCAGCGTCCGAGCTCTGGAAGCGGAAGCCAGTGCCGCCTGGCCGGCGGAAAGGCCCGGAGGCATTGCGAAAGGTGAAGCGAGCGTTGTTGAGGAAGCGAAATCCCACACGAGACGACATATTGACGGTATAAGGGGGATGTGGTGCGACCGCAGCGCTGGCGTTGAGGTTtggggagaaaggaagaggtgAGTCGGCGATATCGGGTTGGTTACTAAGTCAGTCCAGGGAGTTTTCCGTCGGGCAAGGAGAGACTGCCACACCACAAATACAACTAGAACTCAGAATAGATAGAAAAGAGGACGTAGAAAGCAAGTTCAACTCTCCTTCAGATTCTTCTCATTTTCTCAactttctcttctgcgaTCGAAGCATTTGCCCTGCTGACATAACGCACCTCTCAATCGGGCCTAGCGCACTCTCCCGACTTCCTTCTCTCCCGGACCAACATCTCGTTCGACAGCCACATCTACCCTCATTGCCCGTCATGTCCGGCAAGTACGTCTTTACCAAGGGCCTGAAGGAGCTCCGGTTCCTCTTCTGCCACACCTCCGAGCAGAGCGCACCCACACGGTGAGTCTAGGACACTGTGAACATAGTCGGCAATCCACTAACGGGGTCTGTTCAATGCCTCCAGGACCTTCCTCAACCGCGCCTATCCCACCATGAAGAAGCACAACCCGCACACTCCCATTATGATGCGTGAGGCGATGGATACTGAGCCGCGGGTTTTCGCGCGATATGGTATGGACAAGGACCCATTGACGACGGACTGGCGAGACCgattgaagaaagaaaacgGGCTAACAATCGATGGAAATGCAGAGTTCGGaaaggagaagcaggaggCATTGTCGGGTGAGTTTGGTTCGAATCAATTGGGCAACTGCATTGCTAACTATTGGACTGTCAGGCCTGTCGgagcagcagatcgaagaaCGGATCACGAATCTGGTGAAGGCGTCCTCATAATCCCAGGATGTTCTGTCCCACACCCAATCCCGCGAGCCTAGTGCCATACCTACCCTACACATCTCCATCTGTACCTATAGATGAAATCAAACTTGATTCTtatacacacacacacctcTTGTCCATTCCATTTCTGGGACCTATCTATCTCAAGACGAACCAGCCAACATCCCTACATATCCCAATCACAACGAACTACCAGCACCACTAGCAACCCCCAGCCCCCCAAACCGAAACTGGGCCCAACTCATACTCCCCTCCGGCAACGTCCAAAGCCTCTCCCCCAAATCCATCCCCGCAGCACCAGCCCCAACATGGATAGGAAGGAGATGCTCAAAAGACGGATGCGCCTGTCTTGCATCCGGACGCTTCAGCAGCGCCGCCATAgccttctctctttccgCGGGGGGCGTGGTGACGGCTTCCTTGAGCGCATCGTCAAAACTGACCGCGTACGGCAGCGGGCGAGGGTCGCTGAATGTAGACCGCAGATCGCGCAGATTGTGCACTGCCATCCCCGACACGATGATCAGGATGTTTTCGTCGCGGAGCTGGCTGACTGCTTGGCCGAGGCGGTAGTGCTGGATTGGGTCTTCGGTGTCGAACAGGGAGACTTGGACGATTGGGACGGCGAGGGGATTAGACTCTGGTTCGAATGCTGCAGCCATCATCAGTGTCCGCCGATAGATAGCTTGCAAACTATTGCTAGGGTGTAAGGTGAGAAGACATACCACACTTGAAACTAGCCCAAACACCATGATCAAGAcccctctccaccccctTTGCCTTAATGCCCGCCTGCGTCAACGAATCGAGCACCTTCTGCGACACTTCCTTGCTACCGACGTTGGGAAATTTCTCTTTATAGTAGTGGTCGGGGAAGCCATAGAAGCTGAGGGTGGAAAAACAAAGTCAGCAACCAACGTTCCAACTCTTCTTTCACAAAGGGCAAACTCACTCATAGATCAGATCCGTCATCTCGGCCGTATTCACATGGATCGTATCCCGTCCGCCCTGCCAATGCGCCGAGAAAACCACCACGGCGCGCGGTTTGACCTTGTGCGTGATTTCGCGACCAATTTCGGCGAGTTTGTAGTAGGCGGGGTGCTCGGTGTCGTACATTATATTTGGCTGGTGTGGGTTAGATTGGCATATTCAGATTCAGGATAGAATAAGATGGTATGTATGTAGTAGGGAATGGAAATGATCGAAGGCAATGAATGAAAGGGTAGTCCACTCACCCCGCCATGGCTAAGGAAGTAAACGGGCGTCTTAATCGTATTCATCTTGGAACTTGAACCCTCGGTTTGCTGGCGATGTACTGGGCTCTTTGGTGTGCtagctgctgctgctgtagTGGcgattgttgctgctgctgctgctgtcccCGCGGAAGCAAATGAAGACGCAGATTTAGAAACACCGCCTCCTACCGACCTCGCAATGGACGAGGAAGGTCTAAAAAGCGATCGAAAGCCGAACAGATTGTCGGAATCGCCGTAGCACAGGGCGATGAGTACAGCGAGGATCGCAGTGAGAATAGCTAGCAGGGCCAGTTTCCCGGTCTTGGTCTGTGTGGATGTGAGCGTGGGTGGTGAAGAACGATGGTTGTCGTGATGTTGTTGGCGGCTCGCTTCCGAAGACATATATATCCCAGTGATAAGTCCACGCGGTGGGATGTGCCGGTATCTGTAAGGTTTGAAGCTAGGCGGGATAGGCCGAGAAAGACGTGAGCACCTTATTTCAACCGATTGATTTATCAGAGACTCGTCAGCGAGAAAAAGCAACGAGAAACTAAATGCCTGGCTGACAATTCCAATTATAAATCCGTAATGCCGAGTCGGAAGCGCTGGAAGGTAGAAGCCGATGGTTTCTCCCGAGAGGGCGGGATATGTCAGCGCGGAATGGGCGCCGCTTGGAATTTGGCTCACCTCAACTCTACCTGACCTACACAGCAGACAGCAGGagaggcaaagaagacctAAATTTTATAGAAATTGCAAAGgaatagaaagaaaaatacGGGAGGGAGTGAGGAAACAGCATTCTATTCATTTTATTGTATGCAATGCAGCGAAACCAGCTGTGTAGTAGCCTCCCAGGAATTCGCCTCGACTCGCCTGGCCTCGGTCGTTGGTCTCCTAGGACCAAGTCCACATCATCATGACATGTCCCAAtgacaaaaagaaagaaaaaacacatGTTCCAGACCATTCACACCATACCAACCACCACGGATCCGAGCGAAACATTACAAGAGAGTATGTAGACAACCAACACTGTCCATCTCGTTGCTTTGTCCAGGATAGGGGATAGATAGATCGTACAAAACAACCAACAGCCAAGGAACAAAGGAACCAACCAACCAAGCCAACCCCTCAGCGCCGGTGGTCATCatgaaacagaaaagaaaagaaaagaaaagaaaagaaaagaaaagaaaaaaaaaggtaaCCAAAAAGGGTACATGCATGCAACTGGAAGCAGCaatgaagaaagaaaaaaaggtCATATCAGAGATTACATCAGGACACAATCACCATCACTCTGCTTATTAACGGCCGAGCGCGAGAGGCGAGTTTTTTGCATCCGGCCGCCCCGCTTGAGGTCTTCGAGGCGTTCGCGAGCTTTAGGGAATCCTTGCGCTGAACGCGAGCCACAAGATTAGTGTCTGGAGAGCATCTTATAGATGTGATAATGTTAGGCAAGACTCACCTGCTGCACGCCAGTACCACCTCTTCGCATCATCCAGATTAGCCTGCACGCCAATACCCACCTCCGAGAAATAACCCATGGCATACTCGGCCTTCGCCAAGCCCGCCGTGGCAGCTTTGCGTGCCCAGAGATACGCCTCCGTGTCATTCTGCTGCAGGATCCCCTCGGAACCAGTTAGGTACCATCCACTCAGCGCGAGTTCGCTCTGGTGCTCGCCCTGGGCTGCGGCACGGGTATACCAGATGATACTCATGCGGTTATCGACGGGGCAGTTCATCAGTCCGTACTCATACGCGGCGCCCAGACGGAACTGCGAGAACTTGTACCCCAAATCGGCGGCTTGGTGGAACAGCTGGCTGGCGTACTCTTCGTCGCGGATGACGATGTCGTTGCTGCCGGCGCTTTGGTACATGAGAGCCAGTTCGTGCAGCGCGTGTGGATTTTCGGGGTCTGCGCGCTCGGCGGCGCGTTTCAGCCACGAGATTCCCTCGCGGGGACTACGCGCTTGCCCCAGTAGGGCCTTCAGATGGATCATTCCCATCTTGTACATGGCGGGCGTGTCGCCTAGTGTGGCGGCGCGCTTGTACCACTGCACAGCCTTGAAGGGATCGCGTTTTGTTCCGCCGCCTTCCTCGGCTCCGATTTCACAGCAGACCGCGACACGATAGGCAGATTGCGCGTGGCCTGCTTTGGCGGCAGATTGGTATAGCTGGAACGCTTCTTTCGGATCTGGCTCAAGACCCAACAGGCCTTCACCATAGCAATCCGCAAGATAGAACTGTGCGTCGGTGTATCCACCCGAGGCGAGCttcttgatgatcttgtgcGCATCCAGGATGTACTTCTCCTTGGCCCTGGCTTTCATTTTGGGGTCCAGTCGGGCGTTGTCATCAACCAGAACAGTGGCCGCCTCCACGAGTTTCTTGGCTAGAAGAAGCTGTGTCTTGAGATCAGCCGGATTGCC carries:
- a CDS encoding uncharacterized protein (ID:PFLUO_003194-T1.cds;~source:funannotate), coding for MKFANAVAQAAVLALGLGLAVEGTPHSNPHSRPEPKSQVDPHSRTNACKPHHPFRPLPASHPRTRTCHVPCHGDGRDDAENILAALKECNNGGKVVFDADEEYTIGTALDMTFLKHIDLEIRGTVTFTNNTDYWQAHSFKHTYQNATTFFNLGGEDVNIYGDGELNGNGQVWYDLYAENDLILRPILVGVIGLHGGTIGPIKLRYSPQWYHFVANSSDVLFQGINIGGYSTSENEAKNTDGWDIYRSTNIVLQDSIINNGDDCVSFKPNTTDILVQNLHCNGSHGISVGSLGQYKGEIDIVKNVLVYNVSMFNASDGARIKVWPGLPSEMSADLQGGGGLGSVQNITYDMMTIENVDWAIEVTQCYGQSNMTLCNEYPSNLTISDVHFTNFKGVTSGAYNPGVGTIVCSSPDVCSNIYASDIHVTSPVGTDDFVCTNSAGS
- a CDS encoding uncharacterized protein (ID:PFLUO_003195-T1.cds;~source:funannotate), translated to MSSRVGFRFLNNARFTFRNASGPFRRPGGTGFRFQSSDAAAEQQSTFQRMWNSPVGVKTVHFWAPVMKWALVIAGISDFSRPPEKLSLTQNAALMATGAIWTRWCLIIKPRNVLLAAVNFFLGCVGVVQVGRIYSWQRSQSGSDADAIKEIANEAEATAKDVVEKTEAAVKKS
- a CDS encoding uncharacterized protein (ID:PFLUO_003196-T1.cds;~source:funannotate), with the protein product MSGKYVFTKGLKELRFLFCHTSEQSAPTRTFLNRAYPTMKKHNPHTPIMMREAMDTEPRVFARYGMDKDPLTTDWRDRLKKENGLTIDGNAEFGKEKQEALSGLSEQQIEERITNLVKASS
- a CDS encoding uncharacterized protein (ID:PFLUO_003197-T1.cds;~source:funannotate), with product MYDTEHPAYYKLAEIGREITHKVKPRAVVVFSAHWQGGRDTIHVNTAEMTDLIYDFYGFPDHYYKEKFPNVGSKEVSQKVLDSLTQAGIKAKGVERGLDHGVWASFKCAFEPESNPLAVPIVQVSLFDTEDPIQHYRLGQAVSQLRDENILIIVSGMAVHNLRDLRSTFSDPRPLPYAVSFDDALKEAVTTPPAEREKAMAALLKRPDARQAHPSFEHLLPIHVGAGAAGMDLGERLWTLPEGSMSWAQFRFGGLGVASGAGSSL